A window of Variovorax sp. HW608 genomic DNA:
ATCGACCGACGATTGCATCGAAGTGGCGCGCGCGACGCTGGAGGCCTGCCTCGCCGAACGCCCTGGCCATTCGATTGCGCTGCGCGTCATTCGCAACGCGACCGCCCTGCGGGTCACCAAGAACTTCGAGCAGGCGGTCGCTGCCTGCACGGGCGACCTGATCGCATTGAGCGACCAGGACGACGTCTGGCATCCGGAGCGCCTGGCGCGCATGGCGGCCGAGTTCGAGAAGCGCGCCGATCTGCTGCTGCTGCACTCCGATGCGCGGCTGGTCGATGGCGAGCGGCGCGATCTGGGCCAATCGCTTTTCCACGCGCTGGAAGTCAAGCAGTTCGAATTGGACTGGATTCATGGGGGGCAGGCCTTCGACGTCTTCTTGCGCCGCAACCTGGTCACCGGCGCGACGACGGTCTTCCGCCGCTCGCTGCTCGAACACGCCGTGCCGTTCCCGAAAGAGTGGATTCACGACGAGTGGCTGGCGATCGTCGCTTCCTCGATCGGCCGCGTCGACGTGCTGGAGCAGGAGCTCATCGAGTACCGCCAGCACGGCGGCAACCAGATCGGCGCGCGCCGCGATTCCTTCATGGGCAAGGTGCGCAAGGCGCTGGCTTCGCGCGGCGACACGCACGTCAA
This region includes:
- a CDS encoding glycosyltransferase family 2 protein, coding for MTLSISVALCTYNGARFIAEQVRSICAQTRPPSEIVLSDDASTDDCIEVARATLEACLAERPGHSIALRVIRNATALRVTKNFEQAVAACTGDLIALSDQDDVWHPERLARMAAEFEKRADLLLLHSDARLVDGERRDLGQSLFHALEVKQFELDWIHGGQAFDVFLRRNLVTGATTVFRRSLLEHAVPFPKEWIHDEWLAIVASSIGRVDVLEQELIEYRQHGGNQIGARRDSFMGKVRKALASRGDTHVKRALKAEQLLDRLLSLGGLVSPDTIQKLRDKLEHQRFRAALPPSRLARCVPVLREAMTGRYNKFGRGTRGVVRDLFESV